The genomic interval ATTAGTTTAggattattgttttattattttttaaaatttataattaaattggattattttagatatttaggATAATTATGTTACTAACCagttttattgttaattattattagtgttatTAACAATATTATTAACATAATTAGTTAATTGATTAAAGGTTGATGGATCAGTCTTTGGGCCAAAGTGAACCGGATTGAGTAATGGGTCGGTCTTCACACGTAGGCTAGGGTgttggaccgggtcaaaccgacccgggtCCTGTTCATCATCCCTCACACGAACCCTAGCTTCCCTCTGCGCCGCTGCAGCCTCAACAAGAACCCTAGCTTCAATCAAATGCCCAGGCCCAGAAATCTTCAGTGAATCAACACAATCAAATCTTcagaaaattaaatcaaatcttaacataatcgaatcaaattttcattaaaaaattgaaTCAATTATAAACAGATCGAATAACAATCAAATCTGCAAACCTAAATCAATCTAATCTAAGTTTTCCTAATTAAAATCTAACCTAAgtctataaaagaaaaagaaagaaacagtagAAGGCATTCAGAATTTTCTGGAAAAGAAGCCCTTGCGCCGCCGCTCTTAGCACTTGGATCTTCAAGCATTCTTCGTACCTGCAAACGGAGAGAAAGAGAGGGATTAGCGAAAGGATTAGGAGCTTACACGATCCTGAATACAAGACAAAAGGTGAGATCTCATAACGCTTAGCTTAGGATTTGTTTGGTTGCATGTTGATGTGTTGTTTGTTTGTGAAATTTGGGCTTAATTAGGTGATTAGGGTTCATATTTGGGGGTTTAGGGTTCGTAAGTATTGCTCTAGTTCATGTGTTTCCGGGGTTTCTGGGTAGAATGCGTTGAGGGTTTGAATTCTCCGGTTGAAGATCAACCGGGAACTGGGTTTTGCGGCGGAGCTAAGGGCGGATTAGGGAGGTGTTCTGGGTTGATGAGGTGGTGGGCTCAACTTGTTCTTGATATTGTTGAGAGAAGGGAGAGAGAatttagagagagaaaaaaaagtagAGAGAAAAAACGAAAAGGAAAAGAAGCGTGGGGGGGGCAACTGCTGCGTTTTATGGTTAAACGCGTGTGCTGAGGAGGATGACGCGTGGCCTCCCTATGGCCACACGTTTTGCAGAAGGAACATGATTCCATACGTGCACGTCCTCTTTACATTCCTCATTATCCTTACGTGTAAACTGTACGATTAGATCGGATCTAAATCCAACGCTCCCAGATCTAAACACACACCATAATCTTGCGCCTTCGTCACATTGAATCAGGCGGACTGAACATTTTTAATGGGCCTAAATCCTTGCTATCTACACACCCTCAAATTGCTACCCCTTTAGTAATATACACCCCCTGtgtaaaataaaaagtttaattaattaattttgtaaaaaaccttaattatttaattgtttgtttttttgataatttaatttaattttctccccgaaccgactatacctattagtcgcattaggcgagaaataatttttgatcaatttaatttattttttaatataaatttaactatttctggtttaattctctcctcgacctgactaaatctattagtcgcaatgacgagagataaaataataaaatgataaaacaCATAATTTAATACACTTTATTTGCtccccgcgacgatcgaatctatcggtcagagtaaccagcaataccccgTTTAATccattaactataatgatcaaatctattgatcatcgcatctaacggtaacacatcaaatcagggttgtacgccaaacttcaaaacactttcatcttcaaatcaaattcaaaactacgataggccactcaaaaaccctttaaaacaacttcaaaccatatcaaatcaaattctaattctaaggcgtacaaccctgtgcccgaacaacgttgactctgattctccctaaggagatacgtaggcacatagtaacaaggcgagtccccctcctcaaaactctaatcatgttcataatatttgcttattaaccttattactttctgtcacctttctttataaccttgccataaacctttattttACAATgcaacctttaggaaagggttgagggtgcctaacaccttccctcaacgtgattataataacttaccccaaaTCTTTAAACTGCGTagagtttcctattcgcccttcagaatagctggcgactctaaacctttcaattttaaggcaggttgctacacaaggATAAGATATAAAATACTGCAACATTAATTATTTGATAGTTCCTATAAGAATATAACTATTCACTGCCCAAGGGAATCTACCCTTTCCTCTACCCAATGCAGCATTTAAGTTTATCTAACAAAACTCCCCCAAAAACTTAAATGCTTTTTCGATCCATCATTCCTAGCATCTTCTTCCCTCTGTCGAATAGCTCTTTCGATAATGATTTTGTGAGGATGTCCGCAGCTTGGTCCTTGCTTGCCACATGAATTAGTTCGACGCTTTCATTCTTTACATGTTCTCGAATGAAGTGGTAACGAACGTCGATGTGTTTGCTCCGTTCATGGTTCACTGGGTTCTTTACCAGCTCGATTGTTGATTTGTTGTCGACTTGCACTGTTGTTGCATTTTCCTGCCTCTGCTCCAATTTGCTTAACAGTCTTCTAAGCCATATAGCATGGCATACACACCAAGATGCTGCCACGTACTCTACTTTGCATGTCGATAGTGTTACAATTGGTTGCTTCCTTGAGAGCCAGGTGAAAGTTGTTTTCCCCATGAAAAATACATATCTTGATGTACTCTTTCGATCGTctatatctccacaccaatcgcTGTCGGAGTAGCCAGTCAGCTTGTAATCTTCTGCTCTTGAGTAAAACATTCCAAGTGACACAGTTCCTTGGGGGTAACGAAGAATTCTTTTCAAAGCCTTCCAATGTGTGTAGACTGGTTCTTCCATAAATTGACTTATAATTCCAACACTCAGCGAAAGGTCTGGTCTCGTGCATGTGAGGTATCGTAGACTTCCAACCAAGCTTCAAAATTTGTTTGCTTCGACACGTTCTCCCCCATCAAATTTTGAAGGCTTGGCTCCGGGTTCCAATGGAGTTGAGATTGGATTGCAGCCTTCCATTTTAAATCTCTTCAGGATATCttttgcatatttttcttgtgagacaaaaattccagtttcttcttgtcgaacttccagaccaagaaagaaaCCCATCAACCCTAAATCTGTCATTTTAAATTCACGTGTCATTGTTCCTTTGAATTCTCAATCATTTCATCATTGTTTCCCAAGAAAATTAGGTCGTCGACGTAGAGGGCAACAAGAAGTATATTTTCTTTATCCTTCTTGACATATAAAGCATGTTCATAGGGACATTGTTGAAAACCATTCTCCTTGAAGTAAGTATCAATGCGTGTATTTCCACGCTCGTGGTGCATGCTTTAGCCCATAAAGTGATTTCTTAAGTTTTAACACTTTCCTTCATTTTTGACTTTCGTGTATCCTGGTGGTTGTTcgacataaacttcttcttcgaGCACACCATTCATAAATGTTGATttcacatccatttggaatattGGCCATTTGAATTGAGCAGCTTGAAAAATGAGCAGTCGAATTGTCTCCATTCTTGCAACAGGTGCAAACACTTCGTCATAATCAATTCCTGCTTTCTGCTTGTATCCTTTCGCCACAAGTCGTGCCTTGTATCTTTTGACTTTGCCTTGTgcattcatctttttcttgaaCACCCACTTCACACTGATGGTTCGACTTCCTTTTGGTAAGTCTGCTAGTTCCCAAGTATTGTTATGTTCAATTGCCTTGATTTCTTCGTTCATGGCATTCTTCCAATTTTCATATCTCCTTGCTTCTTCGAAACTGATGTTTTCATAATCTGCCAGCAGACATACAAGGTGTACTTCTTCTGTGTTGTCATATAGCTCTTGCAAACTTTGCATTCTTGGTTGTGAGAGTTCATCTTCATTGTCAGAGTCTTCAGGATTTGTCGAAATTCTTGTTGGTATAGTGACTGATGGTTCTCCAGTTTCAAATACAGCTTCTGTCGAATTGTTCAAGTCCCATCTGCTTGCTTCGTTTACTCGAACGTCTCTACTCATTATCACCTTTTTGTTTATGGGATCGAATAGCCTATATCCTTTTGTTTTCTCATCATACCCAATTAGTATGTACTTTTTGCTCTTGTCTTCAAGTTTCGTTCTTTGTTGATCCGGCACatgtgatcagtgcattttgatgcacatttctctacggttgtacttatacatttccatggtttgcttgtcttatttttgtattttataatgtttttatattttaatttatttttattgttatttgattttcgtatttaattttcagctttaacagtctgcacggaaacaatcatatctagagttccaggagtccgattgaggcgttctaaaaatcgccggaaagctaataaaaagagctacaattcttatgttggagccgaagtcagaatcggactttagaagggccagaaaattcgttgaagttgcagcactagttttagttaagtttcgggtcatttAGTTTTGGGCCtaggtcgtatgtttgacccagttagattgtaaaacgggttgcactctttccccttagggtagcagccgcggtactgttcACCATTGATCACCATTTCACATTTTTGGAAGAGCTTGTacgtttgatcatgaagaactaattcctagaggttaatctgctgtaaacggtttccgccgatactttgaggttcctatattttccaattaatctatttcctttcaattctaatctttgatatgttgtttgcttaattcgatattatccaaggttagattgatttatttcgatggctgcatgttcctatactttaatcgcgtttgcttaatccgcgtatgtttgtcgtgtttgcttaattcacgattgctatatataatccgtttgcttaattcgggaattaggaacatacatcacataatttcaattacgcttgtataattgtttttataatcgaaaagggaatagaatccgcttg from Vicia villosa cultivar HV-30 ecotype Madison, WI unplaced genomic scaffold, Vvil1.0 ctg.001352F_1_1, whole genome shotgun sequence carries:
- the LOC131634787 gene encoding secreted RxLR effector protein 161-like translates to MEEPVYTHWKALKRILRYPQGTVSLGMFYSRAEDYKLTGYSDSDWCGDIDDRKSTSRYVFFMGKTTFTWLSRKQPIVTLSTCKVEYVAASWCVCHAIWLRRLLSKLEQRQENATTVQVDNKSTIELVKNPVNHERSKHIDVRYHFIREHVKNESVELIHVASKDQAADILTKSLSKELFDRGKKMLGMMDRKSI